From Acipenser ruthenus chromosome 2, fAciRut3.2 maternal haplotype, whole genome shotgun sequence, a single genomic window includes:
- the LOC117403495 gene encoding ankyrin repeat and death domain-containing protein 1A, whose amino-acid sequence MEVASTLRDKMKNISDLKKENLNPKNWVKADNVKRLKEKVLHNDTESDADKSFDNKEMLLQIERDFIEAARRNDVPTMKILEKNVNINARNVNGRTALHFAVAGKHKEPVELLLRRKARVDTADKHGITALHLAAWFGCLDIMTLLVQAGAEQKALNLDRMNIMHCAALNNNTAIVKYIIDDLQMKQLDKPDKSNKKPFHLAAEHGCLEMVEMMMGEEYNLSTKEKDQDDNTALHLAAKNGHIEVVKLLLDSFEEERNEVNEAGKTALYLASEGGYYECVEVLLEAGCDVNIVTKDGNNVLHGVSESGHASLVKLLIDNRADMNCLNDQKLAPIHLAVTNCHIPVIHTFIESGCDMNATDSRNQTALHIAAELGKADIVEMILKAGADLSIQDKQGKTALAVAGRGNYVNIVDMIIKAERYFEWKKANVESNETLQNESPLTFKLDHKTENKQMRSVAWDLAYNQFKPQDWKRLAHNWQFTDSQIAAIEEQWTGPKSYHEHGNRMLLIWLHGTLAANENPGKVLYEGLISIGCKSMAEKTRIDTNGNNSKKCTVS is encoded by the exons ATGGAAGTGGCTTCAACTTTAAGAGACAAAATGAAGAacatttctgatttaaaaaaggaaaatctAAATCCTAAGAACTGGGTGAAAGCTGATAATGTGAAGAGATTGAAAGAGAAGGTTCTGCATAATGATACAGAATCAGACGCAGACAAAAGCTTTGACAATAAGGAAATGT TATTACAGATTGAGAGGGACTTCATTGAAGCTGCTAGAAGAAATGACGTGCCGACAATGAAAATTCTCGAAAAGAACGTTAACATCAATGCAAGGAACGTT aatggccGCACAGCACTCCATTTTGCGGTTGCAGGAAAGCACAAGGAACCTGTGGAGCTCCTGCTAAGAAGGAAAGCTAGAGTGGACACTGCTGACAAG cATGGAATAACAGCTCTTCACCTCGCTGCGTGGTTTGGATGTCTGGACATCATGACACTGCTAGTGCAAGCTGGTGCGGAACAGAAAGCTTTAAACTTA GACAGGATGAATATTATGCACTGCGCCGCTCTGAACAACAACACTGCTATCGTGAAATACATTATTGATGACTTGCAGATGAAGCAGCTGGATAAACCTGACAAG TCAAACAAGAAGCCCTTTCACCTGGCTGCTGAGCATGGCTGTCTGGAAATGGTGGAGATGATGATGGGAGAAGAATACAATCTGTCCACCAAGGAGAAAGACCAG gACGATAATACAGCATTACATCTTGCGGCTAAAAATGGGCATATAGAAGTTGTAAAGCTGCTCCTTGACAGCTTTGAGGAGGAGCGAAATGAAGTAAATGAG GCTGGCAAGACTGCCTTGTATTTGGCTTCTGAAGGAGGCTATTACGAATGCGTGGAAGTCTTGCTGGAAGCTGGATGTGATGTCAACATTGTGACAAAG GATGGCAACAATGTGTTACACGGAGTGTCAGAAAGTGGCCATGCTTCCTTAGTGAAACTTCTAATTGATAACAGAGCTGACATGAACTGCCTGAATGAT CAAAAATTGGCACCGATTCACTTGGCAGTTACCAATTGCCACATCCCTGTCATCCACACCTTCATAGAGTCTGGGTGTGATATGAATGCTACTGATAGT AGGAATCAAACTGCACTGCACATAGCTGCAGAACTGGGGAAAGCAGACATTGTGGAAATGATTCTAAAAGCTGGTGCAGATCTTTCTATCCAAGACAAG CAAGGTAAGACTGCATTGGCTGTGGCAGGAAGAGGAAACTACGTGAATATTGTTGACATGATCATCAAAGCAGAACGATACTTTGAATGGAAGAAG GCAAATGTGGAGTCTAATGAAACCCTTCAAAATGAGTCGCCGCTGACATTTAAACTAGACCACAAGACAGAGAACAAGCAGATGCGCAGTGTGGCCTGGGACCTGGCCTACAACCAATTCAAGCCTCAAGACTGGAAGAGactggcgcacaattggcagttCACAGACTCGCAGATCGCAGCAATTGAGGAACAGTGGACAG GTCCAAAGAGTTACCACGAACACGGAAACAGGATGCTGCTTATCTGGTTGCATGGAACCTTGGCTGCAAATGAAAACCCTGGGAAAGTTTTATATGAAGGTCTGATCTCAATAGGATGTAAAAGCATGGCTG AGAAAACCAGAATTGACACTAATGGTAATAATTCAAAGAAATGCACAGTTTCTTGA